The Silene latifolia isolate original U9 population chromosome 4, ASM4854445v1, whole genome shotgun sequence region gaagatgagagatattaggtttacgacctcttagaagttcataaggagttttctttaggataggtcttatcatagcacgattatgaatataacatgaagtactaatggcttcagaccaaaaattacgaggtagaccactacacaagagcattgtacgagccatatcttctagtgttctattcatacgttcaaccacaccattttgttgaggagttcgtggtgcagaaaagttGTGTCCTACACCATTGGCTCTACAATATTCCataaaggcttgattatcaaattcggtgccatgatccgtacgaatagaaacaagattagtcttatatttattttgaactaGTTTCATAAGAAAAACAAAatcatcaaaagtctcatcttttgagtGAAAAAAGATAGGCCATaaataccttgagtagtcatctacgagaacaaagacgtacctggattctcctctacttcttaccttcatgggACCACACAAGTCAATGTGTATTAATTCGAGGGCTTGATTCGTGCTTACCACTCTtttgggtttgaacgatgatctcacatgtttgcaacgagcacaagtgtcacacatcttctcttgatcgaacctgattttaggtactccttcaaccaagtcccatctcttgagtttattcaaaatAGGTGAACTAATGTGACCAAAGTGTTTGTGCCACAatcaaggatcatcaagtgtaactttcatgtaCGAAAatgagttagtaggcacagcatttaagtcaaccatatacacatttctttttttatggccttcaagaataatacTACTTGTACCTTCAATTATAATGAAACAAACATCTGTATGAAAAACAACCTTATTACCTTTGttgcatagttgagatatgctaagtagattatgcttgagaccatccactagataaacatcactgattgcgtgtgatttagaaattccaattttgcccacgcCAATCACTTTACCCTTATTATTGTCCCCAAAAGTCACCTTTCCTCCattgaaaggtttgagtgaaagaaacaaattctcatctccagtcatgtgtcttgaacaaccactgtcaagataccattggttgttttctttcactataaCCTGCAAAAGGATGAGATACAATTTTTAgttacccaagctaagttgggtcctttatggttagttactctatataccatatcctttcgtacccaaacttgtctaacaaTTGTATTTCTAAACCTTGGGTTGTTTTgtttaggaggagttctaggtctAGGGGATTCCCTGGGTCTCACATATCTGGTTTCCttgtgtttaggtttactttgtgtaggttgacaaggagtttgtgaagtgctaggcttTTTGGTATAATAAAAAGTCATgtcgtagaaccaacgaaagttattattCCTCTCTTCGATTAGTTCATCTATAGGGGATTCATCATCCTCTACTGTTGTGTCAACCGTCTTAACAAATTcggtattttttcgtatatcatgtacacgtttgacacaattatcttggatgtgacccgtatgatcacaataattgcaaatcagatattcaggaagatcggcatattttctttttctgaaatcgtgatcagaaggtgttgatttgcatttagagtgatctctacggctgtagcactcatgtcctaaacccatcttcatattattgtcagattgttcagttaggaagtttaggactttggtgctaccttcccatttgtcATGGACTTTCCTTGCGTGTAGGAGTAAgtcctttagggttttaatttcctcaagaaatttcgtgtgatctacgtcattatcctttttgtgattgttagaaagtcttggaaccttttgttaagaataaatacaacatccgaatgttgtttcttaacattgatcatctcagttttagattccttcaattgctttgtgagagaatctatttctttcttttggtctaaaatcactgcttcattagatgtgactttagactccaaaagttctttggcttttctaagttctaaagttatagcctcattagctataactttataCTCTAGTTCCTTCTTCTCAGCATTAGCAGTATCTAATATTGGAGCTTtatcagctgtaactttagatttcaacttcttagcttttgtctttagaatatgattctcctcagcaatatcaagaatctcttcttttaGATCCTTTAGTTCCATATCCCGTTCATGACATTTGtcgagggattgctcaaagaattcaattagggCATTTTTTTGATAGTTTCTTAACACActttttgagttcaagataattaacctcatcatcgtcatcttcatctgattctcctagaaagcagTAATTTGAGTGAGAATCCGTGCTATCATCATCGCTgtcagagattaggtcaagactgatgCTGTTGAGACAAAGATTTGCTACTTCATCATCTTcagatccttcatcatcttctgagtcaagatctccccaacacgaagccatcattacttgcttaaactccttctttgtcttctcacgttttgtcttgtctttaattttctcccatgtgggacaatccttgatcatatcatcagattctccacacttgaagcaacctctattcgCAAATGATGATTTAGACTCTGTTGCTTTCTTATTGAAAGACTTGTTGTTATTAGCAGAagattttgcttgcttgtttcaAAAGATTCTATTTTTAAAACAACGAGCAAACAATACGGTCTCATCCTCTATATCGGAGCTGACATCATCGCTTTTCAAGGCCATGTTTTTACCTTTACTCGGTTCTTCTTTATCAGCATTTAGAGTGAGTTCATGGGCCATGagggcaccaatgagttcttgataggataggttctCAAGATCTCTCGATTCCTCTATTGCTGTgactttggcacgccactttttagtcaggctcctaagaaccgtTCTTGCAATATCCTCGATGTTGAATtttcttcctaggtttttcaattcgcttatgatgcttgaaaaacgtgcggacatactatccaaggactcatttggctccatactgaataactcatatttctatattaacagatctatgcggtgcttcctaacaatgaaagtaccttcataagctagttcaaggccgtcccatatttccttggccgttgAGCATGAAGAGAAACGATCGAATTCTGCAGTAGTCATGCCGTTCTGTAATAGGCTTATTGCCTTagaattcttttcggccttcttgtagtcagcctcgacataatcatcttcctttttctcataggtagtgccttcagcggatgcaaccagaattttatgcggtccgttttggataatcctccagcactcccaatcatgacccttcacatagtgagtcatcatgtttttccataaaccataattcttccaatcaaagacgggacacttgaggtatttggaaaccatttatcacgtgataggcagcggaatataaaacgataagataaataaagacagacagatcagcctctttgcggttaggcaatcaagagcacgatgCTCTGATactaattgaagagtctatcgatccgaaatactcagggggggggggggggtgaattgaggattaaaaactttacccactttttcgattgtataaatataattaattatttattgtttattgattaaactttaactaatcaactaataaaCGAACTAAAACAAAGCGTAAGGAaaacgaaagagaaagagagacacacagatttttgaagtggttcagtttcacaaattgaaacctacgtccactattctcgattaataaatttagtacctttctacggattaaaaatttactaacccaactcgtacaaccaaccctagttgtaactcaagtgagtatcgctaaatacccgagtgactaacttacgctaataagaaattACTAATGATTCTGCTAAAAGTTCatgttaatgaacgagtaagaaatcaattaagcactattatcttataacgataacgaaagaatgaatgcacaagtttataaatcgcacgaccttttcaaaataacaaaaaacggtttttgcttgtaaaacacggtttttgctttcAAAATAAAATCGAAATTATGCTCAAAAGGTCTTACATTCAAATATAGCAAAGAGTAGAGTATTTATAGCAAAAGAGGAAGCATGGCACTCGGTTTCCTTGAAACCCTAGAAGCCGAAATaatagatatgtaaacaaatcatatcttgttatttctttccttaaaaatattagaagataataggaaataaccaaaagataattttatcaattattctcctattatcttttccttaaatcttaagatatgataagattttccataacaaaaatatccttaTCATATGTAACCATATcaagctaaatataaaagatatgttaagataattcttaagaataaaatcttaacaatgaTCAAATTATATTGCTAAGTTCACACGAGAACAACACGGCTTATGGGCATCGAATTTtgtgaaaaccctagcttgatattaggttagatttagggtttaaggGTATGtaatattagaaaccctaattagtaatataactcaactcataagttgattcaacataattactaattataagcttaaaataaaaccacacttaatatgaatatgggcttccttgttaaataaatactttttgctaaaacatttaaaagagacaaaaacatttttcaaaaacaatttaaaaacattttagtcgtgtattatgtaaacttgacatctcaatgttatagtagaagagctataacattgagctcttatataagcaatgttatagctgtgaggctataactttactaTTCTAAGAAGTGCATTcgtacgttaccattacgagataatcacctacgctattctaatcttcttaagagatcttcgagtgtaggctacttcgtcATTCAAGCTTTatcaatctttaaatgagcttcatcttcccatgaatgcttgaataattctttaaCTATCTTGTGATATCTTGATccgtgattgagggcttgatcacaatattttcttgtatactttcatcacaattctttaagctttgcaaataataagtctaatctgaagagactaaacaaacaattacgcgcaacgtgtatataatataaagtactcgatcttgacatcatcaaaacataaacatatatataaatatatatatctatatggttcaacatatTGCATTCACATAGGCAGGtgacgatcttcgttcgacacatattggcatactATCTACGTGGTCGGGAATGTTGATCAAGGCAGCTAGCTTGGACAATgcatctgcaaactgattttcctcTCTCGAGAGGTGAACATATCGAATATCCTCGAAGTATTTCTCCAATTCTTCGATTCTGGTTTGATATGGGGCCAAACTTTGGCTCTTAATTTTCCATGACCcacccacttgattgatcacaagGGACGAGTCTCCATGTACTAACAACTTCTTTACACCTAAGTCTAGAGCACTACGTAAACCAAGCAAACAtacttcatattcagcggcgttgttcGTGACATTGAAATCCAGCTTGATGGACACGGGAACGGGTTCACTTGTTGGCGATATAAGGAGAATGCCCACTCTGtaactgatgcgtgtcatttatatgatgttttacacctcattttacacgcatttcagagctcatttgtgtagtttatgctgctaTTCTCCCTagttccgtctactttcgtgtttttgtacattgttgcagaaatgtgaagaatccggcgaaaatcaagctaaatccgtccccgagaacattgcattgcatttgacatgaagtatttactcaaggaacgagcttggtgcgcatttcgaggcccaaaagacaaatccacgagaatttagaagtcaagtatcagctacttcagtcgatcgaccgctgcccttagtcgatcgaccagatcacgAGTTCCAGCAGCTACTGTTTAgcgaggagcagtcgatcgactgccttgcatggtcgatcgaccaagccgctaattcggacgtgaataagaagatcgagaaaTTAGAAGCCCATGGTAcattaggttttagaataagaactacgttgtatttctatataacgtagcttGAGTTTTCAGAATATGGATCGAATTTTTATTCAAGCTTTAATTCAGTTTTATCACGAAGTTCCACATATACATTAGTTTAGGTTACTTCCGTTAATAAAGTTTCGtttcgcattcggttttgatctttcttctGCAAATTCTTTACACGGTATTCATCTGTTTTAATACTCAGTTGTTTgctttcgttcgtagtatagaattgctaggttagatctcccgaagccgaaattatcgtCTTATGTTATTGTTTGTCTacttatttcaagcatgaattcagtagtttatttcattaaacttgttgttgttttcgtaatagtcatgagtagctaaattattcgtgctaggatgtagggaatctgtagcgtaggcggcattagaatagtatgaCCTAAATTGcgtgccggtcgatcgactggcctcgtgagatcaccctcgttttaattaattaaattgttatgtttgacgaatcgagtgcacgcgactagttgaatgcctaggatttgaccgacccaataaagatcgaaagatagggaagggagatagcctacctaattaagacgactagattaacgagatcgaaagatgagttaatttagccctttttagtcacttttcaggacgaaagttagtattagtgatattagggacctgtagcgagatcgaaagatgctacctgtaagattggaccgagaggacttcttatttccccgtctcacgtgtttgttttagacctacttagtatgctgccgccgaaactacagtaaaccgaccatcttagcacccttttaattcttgattttatccgtttatttagtttactgtcttttattgcctttagctatagaccaaatcaaatcaaacccccactcaCTGTTAATTTAAGACTTaaatagacaactaataattgcacacgcctccctgtggttcgaccatgttaccactagcttctgttagttttaataggtattataaattttatctttggtgcacacaacgacgggcatcaaattttggcgccgttgccggggaggaaattgtttaaaatttttagttgtttttattttagtctttctcttagtttaagggacatctgttccttaaacttttctcatattcttcttgtagtttcttcttatgcacaGGTCACAGGACGGTgaactactaccattcgatcctgagattgagagAACTTTGCGCGTGaagaggagattgtttcaagaacaacagtcagaggaagagcctggttctcattccagtttttacgagaacgagttgctcgaggaggatccaccttcatctcctgtttccacttcttcagtcg contains the following coding sequences:
- the LOC141651844 gene encoding uncharacterized protein LOC141651844, with translation MTRISYRVGILLISPTSEPVPVSIKLDFNVTNNAAEYEVCLLGLRSALDLGVKKLLVHGDSSLVINQVGGSWKIKSQSLAPYQTRIEELEKYFEDIRYVHLSREENQFADALSKLAALINIPDHVDSMPICVERRSSPAYVNAIC